In Sorghum bicolor cultivar BTx623 chromosome 8, Sorghum_bicolor_NCBIv3, whole genome shotgun sequence, one genomic interval encodes:
- the LOC110437560 gene encoding proline-rich receptor-like protein kinase PERK9: MAPPPPFSPLLPSSAAAVLASPSAPRRRAPSHAAPEPWPHHHPTSSPRCHVPGLSSRSLAPLRTSPTTKTPSSSNVGRDPDEAPLDVAHGPRRGHAEPRPRAPLSKEPSMLAMETATPTPMLVCATTTTPCSCPVAPASTSSPERVLVNNASTEPTTTPPSPPREHQDAVPARTSRWSPHQHRPW; the protein is encoded by the coding sequence ATGGCGCCGCCACCTCCCTTTTCTCCTCTGCTCccaagcagcgccgccgccgtatTAGCCTCGCCCTCGGCGCCTCGACGTCGCGCGCCGAGCCACGCCGCACCGGAGCCGTGGCCACACCACCACCCCACCTCGTCGCCGCGGTGCCACGTCCCTGGTTTGTCAAGTCGGAGCCTCGCTCCTCTCAGAACATCACCGACGACCAAGACGCCGAGCAGCAGCAACGTCGGCCGCGACCCCGACGAAGCTCCCCTCGACGTCGCGCACGGACCACGCCGTGGCCACGCCGAGCCCCGTCCCCGAGCACCACTGAGCAAGGAGCCGTCCATGCTGGCCATGGAGACCGCGACCCCGACCCCGATGTTGGTCTGCGCCACCACGACGACGCCGTGCTCGTGCCCCGTCGCCCCCGCGTCGACCTCGTCCCCGGAGCGCGTCCTCGTCAACAACGCCAGCACCGAGCCAACCACGACGCCTCCGTCTCCACCCCGTGAGCACCAGGACGCCGTCCCCGCCAGGACGTCGCGATGGTCACCGCATCAGCACCGGCCATGGTAA